A genomic region of Deinococcota bacterium contains the following coding sequences:
- a CDS encoding glycerate kinase, giving the protein MLDGELNGENLLRAAFRAAIAAADPLELPAHVFPEPPVGRLVVVGAGKAAAAMALAAERHYGDRFGGERLAGGLVVTRYGHGLKEGEKLARIRVIEAAHPVPDAAGLAAAREIHALAASLGENDLLLCLLSGGGSALLTAPEGVSLEEKAALTKALLRSGADIREMNSLRKHLSSLKGGRLAAAAAPARVVSLIISDVAGDDLSSVASGPTAPDPSTYEDALAVLDRYGLDFPAARAQLERGARGELAETPKEGDAVFERVENRLVATAQDALEAAARAFESQGVTPLILADAVTGEAREVGKVLAALASQVLRHGQPLPRPCALLSGGETTVTVRGEGKGGRNSEFLLSFALELGMPDGVYALAADSDGVDGFSDAAGALVGPDLFARVERDAAKHCLENNDSYSLFEKSGALIKTGPTRTNVNDLRFILVR; this is encoded by the coding sequence ATGCTGGATGGTGAGCTGAATGGTGAAAACCTGCTCCGGGCTGCCTTTAGAGCGGCGATTGCCGCCGCCGATCCGCTCGAGCTGCCCGCTCACGTTTTTCCCGAGCCTCCGGTGGGCCGCCTCGTCGTCGTCGGCGCGGGCAAGGCCGCGGCGGCGATGGCCCTGGCCGCCGAGCGGCATTACGGCGACAGGTTTGGGGGCGAGCGCTTGGCGGGGGGTCTCGTCGTCACCCGCTACGGGCACGGCCTGAAGGAGGGCGAGAAGCTGGCGCGCATTCGCGTGATCGAAGCCGCCCATCCCGTTCCCGACGCGGCAGGCCTAGCGGCCGCGCGGGAGATTCACGCGCTGGCCGCCTCACTAGGCGAGAACGACCTGCTCCTCTGTCTCCTTTCCGGCGGCGGCTCGGCGCTCCTGACCGCGCCCGAGGGCGTGAGCTTGGAGGAAAAGGCCGCGCTGACCAAGGCGCTGCTCAGAAGCGGCGCCGACATCCGCGAGATGAACTCCCTGCGCAAGCACCTCTCGAGCCTCAAGGGTGGGCGCCTGGCCGCCGCGGCTGCGCCCGCGCGGGTGGTCTCGCTGATCATCTCCGACGTGGCGGGCGACGACCTCTCCAGCGTCGCCTCGGGCCCCACGGCGCCCGACCCCAGCACCTATGAGGACGCGCTGGCGGTCCTGGACCGCTACGGCCTCGACTTTCCGGCGGCGCGGGCGCAGCTGGAACGGGGCGCCCGGGGCGAGCTCGCCGAGACCCCCAAGGAGGGCGACGCCGTCTTCGAGCGGGTCGAAAACCGCCTGGTTGCCACCGCCCAGGACGCGCTCGAGGCCGCCGCGCGCGCCTTCGAGTCCCAGGGCGTCACTCCGCTCATCCTCGCGGACGCCGTCACCGGCGAGGCGCGCGAGGTCGGCAAGGTCTTGGCTGCCCTCGCCAGCCAGGTCCTGCGCCACGGCCAGCCCCTGCCTCGTCCCTGCGCGCTGCTCTCGGGCGGCGAGACGACGGTGACCGTCCGCGGCGAGGGCAAGGGGGGGCGCAACAGCGAGTTTCTGCTGTCCTTTGCGCTCGAGCTCGGCATGCCCGACGGCGTCTACGCGCTGGCCGCCGACAGCGACGGCGTCGACGGCTTTTCGGACGCGGCGGGCGCGCTGGTCGGGCCGGACCTGTTCGCGCGCGTCGAGCGCGACGCGGCCAAGCATTGCCTCGAGAACAACGATTCCTACAGCCTCTTCGAGAAGTCGGGCGCACTCATCAAAACGGGGCCGACGCGCACCAACGTCAACGACCTGCGCTTCATCCTGGTGCGCTAG